The Corvus moneduloides isolate bCorMon1 chromosome 5, bCorMon1.pri, whole genome shotgun sequence genome includes a region encoding these proteins:
- the DCTD gene encoding deoxycytidylate deaminase isoform X4: MSGPEPGHHRNGFSSEASCKKREDYLEWPEYFMAVAFLSAQRSKDPSSQVGACIVNSENKIVGIGYNGMPNGCSDDVLPWTRTGANRLDTKYPYVCHAELNAIMNKNSADVKGCSMYVALFPCNECAKLIIQAGIKEVIFMSDKYHDTTEMTAARRMFDLAGIIYREFKPKCNKIIIDFDSINSRPSQKLL, translated from the exons ATGAGCGGCCCCGAGCCCGGCCACCACCGGAACGG TTTCAGCAGTGAAGCATCCTGCAAAAAAAGAGAGGATTATTTGGAATGGCCTGAATATTTTATGGCAGTAGCTTTTCTGTCAGCACAAAGAAGCAAGGATCCAAGCTCTCAG gTTGGTGCCTGCATTGtaaattcagaaaacaagatTGTTGGAATTGGCTACAATGGGATGCCTAATGGTTGCAGTGATGATGTACTACCCTGGACAAGAACAGGAGCAAATAGACTAGACACAAAATATCCTTATG TGTGCCATGCCGAATTGAATGCCATCATGAACAAAAACTCAGCTGACGTGAAAGGCTGCAGCATGTATGTTGCCTTATTTCCATGTAATGAATGTGCAAAGCTCATCATCCAGGCAG GCATAAAGGAAGTTATTTTCATGTCCGACAAGTATCATGACACTACAGAAATGACAGCTGCACGGCGGATGTTTGATTTGGCAGGTATTATATATAG ggaattcAAGCCAAAGTGTAACAAGATCATCATCGACTTTGATTCAATTAACAGCAGACCAAGTCAAAAGCTTCTGTGA
- the DCTD gene encoding deoxycytidylate deaminase isoform X3 yields the protein MDEKEVKSFSSEASCKKREDYLEWPEYFMAVAFLSAQRSKDPSSQVGACIVNSENKIVGIGYNGMPNGCSDDVLPWTRTGANRLDTKYPYVCHAELNAIMNKNSADVKGCSMYVALFPCNECAKLIIQAGIKEVIFMSDKYHDTTEMTAARRMFDLAGIIYREFKPKCNKIIIDFDSINSRPSQKLL from the exons ATGGatgaaaaagaagtgaaaag TTTCAGCAGTGAAGCATCCTGCAAAAAAAGAGAGGATTATTTGGAATGGCCTGAATATTTTATGGCAGTAGCTTTTCTGTCAGCACAAAGAAGCAAGGATCCAAGCTCTCAG gTTGGTGCCTGCATTGtaaattcagaaaacaagatTGTTGGAATTGGCTACAATGGGATGCCTAATGGTTGCAGTGATGATGTACTACCCTGGACAAGAACAGGAGCAAATAGACTAGACACAAAATATCCTTATG TGTGCCATGCCGAATTGAATGCCATCATGAACAAAAACTCAGCTGACGTGAAAGGCTGCAGCATGTATGTTGCCTTATTTCCATGTAATGAATGTGCAAAGCTCATCATCCAGGCAG GCATAAAGGAAGTTATTTTCATGTCCGACAAGTATCATGACACTACAGAAATGACAGCTGCACGGCGGATGTTTGATTTGGCAGGTATTATATATAG ggaattcAAGCCAAAGTGTAACAAGATCATCATCGACTTTGATTCAATTAACAGCAGACCAAGTCAAAAGCTTCTGTGA
- the DCTD gene encoding deoxycytidylate deaminase isoform X1 has product MAFSFCCFVHKFLWVILGFSSEASCKKREDYLEWPEYFMAVAFLSAQRSKDPSSQVGACIVNSENKIVGIGYNGMPNGCSDDVLPWTRTGANRLDTKYPYVCHAELNAIMNKNSADVKGCSMYVALFPCNECAKLIIQAGIKEVIFMSDKYHDTTEMTAARRMFDLAGIIYREFKPKCNKIIIDFDSINSRPSQKLL; this is encoded by the exons ATGGCTTTcagtttctgctgttttgttcATAAGTTCTTATGGGTTATCCTAGG TTTCAGCAGTGAAGCATCCTGCAAAAAAAGAGAGGATTATTTGGAATGGCCTGAATATTTTATGGCAGTAGCTTTTCTGTCAGCACAAAGAAGCAAGGATCCAAGCTCTCAG gTTGGTGCCTGCATTGtaaattcagaaaacaagatTGTTGGAATTGGCTACAATGGGATGCCTAATGGTTGCAGTGATGATGTACTACCCTGGACAAGAACAGGAGCAAATAGACTAGACACAAAATATCCTTATG TGTGCCATGCCGAATTGAATGCCATCATGAACAAAAACTCAGCTGACGTGAAAGGCTGCAGCATGTATGTTGCCTTATTTCCATGTAATGAATGTGCAAAGCTCATCATCCAGGCAG GCATAAAGGAAGTTATTTTCATGTCCGACAAGTATCATGACACTACAGAAATGACAGCTGCACGGCGGATGTTTGATTTGGCAGGTATTATATATAG ggaattcAAGCCAAAGTGTAACAAGATCATCATCGACTTTGATTCAATTAACAGCAGACCAAGTCAAAAGCTTCTGTGA
- the DCTD gene encoding deoxycytidylate deaminase isoform X2: MYWSMRLFFPSFSSEASCKKREDYLEWPEYFMAVAFLSAQRSKDPSSQVGACIVNSENKIVGIGYNGMPNGCSDDVLPWTRTGANRLDTKYPYVCHAELNAIMNKNSADVKGCSMYVALFPCNECAKLIIQAGIKEVIFMSDKYHDTTEMTAARRMFDLAGIIYREFKPKCNKIIIDFDSINSRPSQKLL; encoded by the exons TTTCAGCAGTGAAGCATCCTGCAAAAAAAGAGAGGATTATTTGGAATGGCCTGAATATTTTATGGCAGTAGCTTTTCTGTCAGCACAAAGAAGCAAGGATCCAAGCTCTCAG gTTGGTGCCTGCATTGtaaattcagaaaacaagatTGTTGGAATTGGCTACAATGGGATGCCTAATGGTTGCAGTGATGATGTACTACCCTGGACAAGAACAGGAGCAAATAGACTAGACACAAAATATCCTTATG TGTGCCATGCCGAATTGAATGCCATCATGAACAAAAACTCAGCTGACGTGAAAGGCTGCAGCATGTATGTTGCCTTATTTCCATGTAATGAATGTGCAAAGCTCATCATCCAGGCAG GCATAAAGGAAGTTATTTTCATGTCCGACAAGTATCATGACACTACAGAAATGACAGCTGCACGGCGGATGTTTGATTTGGCAGGTATTATATATAG ggaattcAAGCCAAAGTGTAACAAGATCATCATCGACTTTGATTCAATTAACAGCAGACCAAGTCAAAAGCTTCTGTGA